The nucleotide window GGGGATGAGCGCTTCCGTCGAGGAGGTAGTGCGCGGTCAGGCCGCGGAGCAGCGACGAACCGGCGACCGCATCGTCGACCGCGTCGGGCACCGGAACGGCTTTCGACGCCGGGACCGCGACGAGCTCGGCGTAGGAACCGGGCGCCGCACACCACGCCACACGCTGACCCTCGCGCAGCGACGTCACGTCCGAGCCGGTCGCGACGACGACGCCGGCGCCCTCGCTGCCGGGGATGTAGGGCGGGGTCGAGGGATAGAGGCCGCGTCGTAGATAGGTGTCGATGAAGTTGACGCCCACCGCAGATGTCCGGACGATCACCTCGTCGGGCGCGGGTATGGGGTCGTCGACGCTGCCGAAGGTCAGGACGTCGGGTCCGCCGTGGCGGGTCACCTGAATCGCTCGCACGACACCGTTCTACACGCCGAAACCGTCCCGGTATGCTGACCCCCATGACGAACACCACCGCCGACGAGAACTCGAGCCAGCAGAAGAAGGTCGATGCACCCACCGAGGTCGTCGCCTCGGTACGCAAGTTCGTCGAGCGCGAAGGTGGCAGCGCGAAGGTGGTTCTCCAGGCGATCGGGGACGCCGGGGTACGGATCACCATGGTGGGCGACGCGAACGGCATCCTCGGTGACCGGGTGGTGCCGGACCTGGCGACCGCACAGGCCGTGGTCGATGCGGTCGACGGTCTCGAGATCGCCGAGTGGGACCGCGACCTCACCTCGGAGACGACGGTGTCGACCTCGCACTACCGCAAGATGGCGGGCTGGGTCGCTCGGCAGAAGCGCTTCCCCCGAGCGCGTAACCGCGCCATCCTCTGAGGCCGGGCGTCGATCAGGCAGACTCGCGCAGCGGGTCTGCCTTTTTCGTGCCTGAGTTACTCACGTCTGTGTTCTTCGCGACCACGAGCTGCCAGGTGGCGCCGATGAGCAGCAGCGCGCTGCCGAACATGTGCGCGATGACGAGAGCGACGGGCAGATCGGTGGCGAACTGGACGAACCCGATCAGGCCCTGGAGCAGCAGGAGCAGCATGAACACCACGGCCGATCGCTGCTGCGGGCGAGCGAAGACGCGGGCGTAGACGAGAGCTGCGATCGCGAGTCCGACGAGGGCGAAGACGGCGTCGGCATGCAGTTGGGTCGCGTTGTCGGGGTCGAGGCCGTTGCGCGGCGCGTCCGCGTCGCCGGCATGCGGTCCGGAGCCGGTCACCACTGTGCCGAGGTAGATCGTTCCCCAGGTGACGAGGTAGACGAGCCAGGCGAGGTAGATACCGAGCCGGCGGGTTGCGGTGGGCGGAGCGTCGGAGTCGGACGACTCGGGCGCGACGGGCGTCGGATACGGCCGCATCCGATAGACCAGCACCGTGGCCGCGGACACCAAGGCCATGGAGAGAAGGAAGTGCAGCGCGACGACCCACGGGTTGAGCTGCGTCAGCACCGTGATGCCGCCGATGACCCCTTGGAAGGGGATGCCCAGGGCGATGAGGGTGACCAGCCACTTGTCCCGTCGCGCCGACCCGGCGAACCGGAGAACGGCCACCCAGGTCGCGATGGCGATGACGATCAGCACCCAGGTGAGCATGCGGTTGCCGAACTCGATCGCGCCGTGCACGCCCAGCTCGCCGTGCGGCACGAAGGACTCGTCGGTGCATCGCGGCCAGGTCGGGCAACCGAGTCCCGAGCCGGTGACGCGGACGGCGCCGCCGGTGGCGACGATGCCCACGTTCGAGATGAGCAGGGCGATCGCCCAGCGGTGCACGAATCGCGCGGTCGGCCGGCCGAAGCCGGGGATGAACCGCCACGGACCGGTCAGCGGACGCGGTTCGTCGGTCGACGCCGGTCGCTCGCCGGACCGGGATGCCGCCGGCGCGTTCGAAGTATCGGATGTCATCGGAATCGGAACCACCTCACCGCCAAGGTGCCGGCCACCGCGGCCCACACCAGCAAGACACCCACCCCGAAGGCGTCGAACGAACCTTCCGAAGCCATCTCGAGCGCCTCGCTCAGGGCCCCCGACGGGATGCACCGCGCGATCCAGTACACGGCGTCGGGGACATTGGAATCGACGACGACGAGACTGCCGAGGCCGATCAACGCGAACCACAGCAGATTCGCCAGGGCCAGGACGACCTCCGCCTTGAGCGTGCCGCCCAGAAGCAGACCGAGAGCCGCGAAACACGCTGTGCCGATCACGAGGACAACCGCGCCGATGAGCAGGCCGACGGGACTCGGTCGCCAGCCGAAGGTCGCACCGATCGCACCCAGGATCACCGACTGCGACGCGACCACCACGAGCACCGCGATCGACTTGCCGACGATGATCCCCCAACGCGGGATCGGGGTGGCGCCGAGCCGTTTGAGGGCTCCGTAGCGGCGGTCGAAGCCCACCGCGATCGCCTGCCCGGTGAACGCCGTCGACATCACCGCCACGGTCAGGATCGCCGGGACGAACAGTGCCGCGCGCTCCGCCGGGCCCGCGCCGAAACCGGTGTCGATCGGCAGCAGGCACAGACCGACGAGCAGCGTGATGGGGATGAACATGGTGAGCAGCAGCTGCTCGCCGTTGCGGAGCAGGAGCTTGAGTTCGAGTCCGGACTGCGCGGCGATCATGGCCGGCAGTGACGCCGGCCGAGGAGCCGGGCGGAACAGGCCGTCGGGGAACGTGCCGGACCGCTGCGCGTCGGTGGGAACAGGTGAGGTCACGGTCGTAGGGCCCGTCCGGTCAGATCGAGGAAGACGTCTTCGAGGCTGCGGGTCTCGACCCGGAGGTCGGTGGCCAGGACGTTGATCTTGGCGCACCACGCCGTCACGGTCGCAAGCACCTGCGGCGTCATCGGACCGATCACGAGGTACGAACCGGGGGTGGCCTCGGTGCAGTGGTATCCCTCCGGCAGGGCCAGCACCAGCATCGACAGATCGAGTCCGCGGGGAGCGGTGAAACGCAGTTCGTTCTCCGCGCCGGTGCTGGTGAGGTCGGCGGGTGTCCCGTCGGCGACGACCCGGCCGTGATCGATGATCGTCACGTGGTCGGCGAGTTCCTCGGCCTCGTCCATCAGATGCGTGGTCAGGAGCACCGATACGCCGTCGGCCCGCAGCCGGTCGATGAGTTCCCACACGACGAGCCGGGCGTGGGCGTCGAGCCCGGCGGTCGGCTCGTCGAGGAAGACCAGCTCTGGCCGGTTGACGACGGCGCACGCCAGCGCCAGGCGCTGTTGCTGCCCGCCGGACAGTCGCCGGTAGGACGTACGCCGCACCTCGGTCAGGCCGAGTGCGTCCAGAAGGAACTCGGGGTCGATGGGATCTGCCGCGTACGCCGCGACGAGGCGCAACATCTCCTCGGCACGCGCTCCCGGATAGGCGCCGCCGCCCTGGAGCATGACGCCGATGCGGCGCCGGAGTGCATCGTTGTCGGCGATGGGGTCGAGTCCCAGGACGCGGACGGTACCGGCGTCGGGCTCGGTGAATCCCTCGCAGATCTCGACGGTGGTCGTCTTGCCCGCCCCGTTGGGCCCCAGGAGAGCCAGGATCTCGCCGCGTCGGAGCGTGAGGTCGAGCCGGTCGACGGCCGTACGGTCGCCGAAACGTTTGACCAGGCCGCTGATCTCGACCGCGGGACCGGCGGAGTCCGACCGGTCCGCGGTCACCTCTCCGAAACCGGGATCGCGGAGCCGACGATCGTTCACCCGATCGTCGTCGTTGATCTGCCGAGAGGTCGTGCTTCGCACACAGGTCAGACTAGGCGCTCGGAGCCCAGGGACGAAAAACGGTGACCCGGCCCACCACGCACGTCGTCATCGGCGCGTCGAGGCCGACCCGGCCGGCGTCTCGTCGTCATCCGGAGCGGACGTGCGCCGACGTCGGCGTCGCGGCGCGCGGTCCTCGAAGAACAGCGCGGTGAGGACCGCGACCATGATCACGCCGGCCAGAAGTCCTTGTGCCAGCACCACTCCGCTGGTGTTCGAACTCGTGGGCATCACCACGATGGCGATGATCGCCGACGCGGCGATCGTCGAGATCCGGAACCAGGCGCCGGTCGCCCACGCGGCCAGCGGGATCACGGCCCACAGGAGGTACCAGGCCTGGACGAACGGGAAGAACAACACCACTGTGGCCATCGACACACCGAGCGCGCCGAGCGGATGGAGGCGGCCGCCGAGCGTGGCGAGCATCCACCGGACGATGAAGAGCGCGGCGACGAGCTGCGCGATCGGCCGGGCGACCTCGAGGATCGCCTGCGTGTGCTCACCGAGGCCCAGGGTCACCCCGATCCGCCCGGTGGTCACCGACAGCAGCGTCGGCATCGACATCCAGGAGCGGACGATCTCACCCGTCGACAGCGTGCCGGTCCAGCCGAAGCCGAGCCCCGTGCCGAGGGAGATGGCCATCATCACGACGCCGAGGACCACCACGTAGAAGGCTGCGGACGCACTCAGCATGAGCACCGACCACCGCGACCGGCCCCACCATTCGCGGACCGGCGCGTGCCGGAGCGCGGGCAGGGTCGCGCCCCACCGCATGGCGAGGGCGATGCCGACGAAGCCCAGCGCGAGCATCGACGTGACCTTGATCATCGCCGACGCCGCGAGCACCGCGCCCCCGGCGATGAGCAACCAGCCCGCGCGGGTGGGGACGAGGGTGCCGGGTCTGCGGAGGCGTTCGGCGCCGTAGATCGCGCGGAAGCTCAACTCGAGACCGACGAGCATCAGCCCGAGCATCAGGGCCTCGTTGTGGATGCCGCCGACGAGATGCAGGATGACCAGCGGGTTCATCGCGCCGAGCCACAGTGCGGCCACCGACGACACCCCGCATCGGCGGGCGAGCCGGGGGAGTGCCCACACGATGAGTGCCACACCGATCAGCGCGACGATGCGGTGCAGGAAGATCGCGGCGGTGATGTTGTCGCCGGTGACCTTGGTGATGCCCTCGCCGATCCACAGGAAGAAGGGACCGTAGGGCGCCGGGGTGTCACGCCACAGGTTGGGTACCGACCGGGTCAGGATGTGGTCGACCCCGAGTCCCCGGACCGGGCTGACCGAGTACGGATCCATGCCGCGGGACGCGATCGCGCTCTGGGCGAGATAGGAGTAGATGTCCTTGCTGAGCAGCGGGGGCGCGACGATGATCGGGGCGATCCAGAGCATGAGGGTCCGGTCGGCCTGGCGGCGGCTCATACGGCGCTCTGGGCTCCGCCCGTGGCGCACCTCGACGCTGAACCGGCCGACCGCGAACCGCCCGAGCAGCAGCCATGCGACGACGAGGGTGATCGCGCCGCCGATGGACAGGGCGAGCGCGGTGCCGAACATCCGTGACGGCAACGACAGAACCCGCATCCCAGCCACCGGATTCTGCAGCACGGGTACTGCGCCGGTCCCGAGGGCACCGATGAGGATGAGGACCGACCCGGTGGCACCGAACAGCTTGATGCGGCGGAGCCTGCGGGTCTCCTCGGCGTTGAGCGGCCCGACCTCGCGCTCGTCGTCGTGCAGGCGGGCGACGGTCTTGCCGTAGTCGCCGCGGGCGGTGTCGGCGGACGCGGCGTCGGCAGGGCGCTGTTTGCGCAGTCCGAGATAGTTCAGCACCGCCAGCAATCGCGTCCACACGAGTCCGAAGTAGTCCGGCACGCGGCGCGGAGCTGTGGTTTCGGGCACACGACGACTGTAATCGGCGGACGTGGGGGCCTCACGACCCCCTGCGATTAGGGCACCCTTGCTGGCAGCTGGGAAGCAATTACGTCACACTCGTGTTGTGAAAACCATGCGGAACGATGTTGTGCTGTCGTCAGACAGCTCCGGCGCCGTGCCATCCGCTGGTACCGGCGCCACGACGACCGGTGGTGCCGACCCGCACCACGACGGTCAGACCCGTGAGGCCGTGGTCACCTTGCTCGTCGAGGACGGCCCGCTCACCGCGGGCGAGATCGGCGAGCGCCTCGGGATCTCCGCGGCGGGTGTCCGACGTCACCTCGATGCCCTCGAAGGCGCGGGGGACATCGAGGTCGCCTCTCCGGGATTCGGCCAGCGCGGTCGCGGCCGGCCGGCGAAGTACTTTCAGCTCACCGCTTCCGGACGCGGCAAGATGCGCCACGCCTACGACGATCTGGCCGGCGCGGCGATGCGCAAGCTCCGCGACCTCGGCGGATCCGACGCGGTCACCGAGTTCGCCCGCGAGCGAGTCGAACGCATCGTGGCCGGCGTCCGTCCCAACACCGACCCGGTGACGGTGGCGGACACGGTCGAGGAGATCGCCGACGCGCTCACCAGCGCCGGATACTCCACCAACACCCGGCAGGTGGGCACCGGCCTGCAGATCTGTCAGCACCACTGCCCGGTGGCGCACGTCGCCACCGAGTTCCCGGAGCTGTGTGAGGCGGAGACCGCGGTCTTCACCGAACTCCTCGGCACGCATGTGCAGCGCCTGGCGACCATCGCCAACGGTGACTGCGCCTGCACGACACACGTGCCGATCCACCCGCCGCCGGGCGGGACCACCGACGAGAGACCCGATCGATCCGGGGCCGTCGCGGTGTCCGATACGCAGCCCGTATCGCGCCGCGCCACCCCGATTCCCACCCCGACCGCCACGACAACCCGAAAGGCCACGCGATGACTGTCACCGATCCGGCCGCCACCCCGACCCCAGCGGCGCCCCTCACGCAAGAGGAGACGATCGCCGCCCTCGGCAAGTACGGCTACGGCTGGGCCGACTCCGACGTCGCGGGCGCGAGCGCCAAGCGCGGGCTGTCCCCGGCGGTCGTCGCCGACATCTCGGCGAAGAAGAGCGAGCCCGAGTGGATGCTCGAGCAGCGCCTCAAGGCACTCAAGATCTTCGACAAGAAGCCGATGCCGGGCTGGGGCGCGGGGCTCGAGGGCATCGACTTCGACAACATCAAGTACTTCGTGCGGTCCAGCGAGAAGCAGGCCGCCACGTGGGACGACCTGCCCGAGGACATCAAGAACACCTACGACAAGCTCGGCATCCCCGAGGCGGAGAAGCAGCGTCTGGTCTCCGGCGTCGCGGCGCAGTACGAGTCCGAGGTCGTGTACCACTCGATCCGCGAGGACCTCGAGAAGCAGGGTGTCATCTTCCTCGACACCGACACCGCGCTCAAGGAGCACCCGGAGATCTTCCAGCAGTACTTCGGGACCGTCATCCCGGCCGGTGACAACAAGTTCTCCGCGCTCAACACCGCGGTCTGGTCGGGCGGCTCGTTCATCTACGTGCCGCCGGGTGTCCACGTCGACATCCCGCTGCAGGCCTACTTCCGGATCAACACCGAGAACATGGGCCAGTTCGAGCGCACGCTGATCATCGTCGACGAGGGTGCCTATGTGCACTACGTCGAGGGTTGTACCGCGCCGATCTACAAGACCGACTCGCTGCACTCGGCAGTCGTCGAGATCATCGTGAAGAAGGGCGGCCGCTGCCGGTACACGACCATCCAGAACTGGTCGAACAACGTCTACAACCTGGTGACCAAGCGCGCCAAGGCCGAGGCCGGCGCCACGATGGAGTGGGTCGACGGCAACATCGGCTCCAAGGTCACCATGAAGTACCCGGCGGTCTGGCTGACCGGTGAGCACGCCAAGGGCGAGGTCCTCTCGGTCGCGTTCGCAGGTCCCGGCCAGCACCAGGACACCGGATCGAAGATGGTCCACCTGGCGCCGAACACCTCGAGCAACATCGTCTCCAAGTCGGTGGCGCGGGGCGGTGGCCGCGCGTCCTACCGCGGCCTGATCAAGATCAACAACGGTGCTCACGGCAGCCGGTCGACAGTGAAATGTGATGCGCTGCTGGTGGACACGATCTCCCGCAGTGACACCTACCCCTACGTCGACATCCGCGAGGACGATGTGACGATGGGCCACGAGGCGACCGTCTCGAAGGTCAGCGACGATCAGCTCTTCTATCTGATGAGTCGTGGCCTGACCGAGGACGAGGCGATGGCCATGGTCGTTCGCGGCTTCGTCGAACCGATCGCCAAGGAACTCCCGATGGAATACGCGCTCGAGCTCAACCGCCTGATCGAGCTCCAGATGGAAGGAGCTGTCGGCTGATGGCCGATCCCACACTCCCCGTGTCCACCCCCGGCTCCCAGGCGCCCGTCGTCAACAAGGGGGAGCTGTTCACCTCGTTCGACGTGAACGCCTTCGAGGTGCCGAGTCCCCGGGAGGAGGCCTGGCGGTTCACCCCGTTCCGTCGTCTCCGTGGTCTGCACGACGGTTCCGCGGTACGCACCGCGGAGGCGAACGTGGAGGTGACCGGGCTTGCCGACGGTGTGACCGTCGAGACCGTCGGTCGCGACGACAAGCGACTCGGCGATGGCGGTGTGCCGTTCGACCGTGTCGCCGCGCAGGCTTATTCGTCGTTCACGCAGGCGACCGTGGTGACCGTCGGCCGCGAGGTCGAACTCGCCGAGCCGGTCACTGTCACGGTCACCGGCCCCGGTGAGGGCGAAACCGGCTTCGGCCACACCCAGGTCCGTCTGGAGGCGTTCGCCCGCGCAGTCGTCGTCCTCGACCAGAGGGGCAGCGGAACGTACGCGGAGAACGTCGAGTTCGTCGTCGGCGACAGCGCGGCCCTGACCGTCGTGAACATCCACGACTGGGCAGACGACGCCGTTCATGTCGCGACACACCACGTGCGCGCGGGTCGCGATTCCGTGGTGCGGCACTTCGCGATCAGCTTCGGCGGCAACCTGGTTCGCCTGTCGCCGATCGTCCACTACGACGCACCGGGTGGTGACGTCGAGTTGTGGGGTCTGTACTTCGCCGACGCCGGCCAGCACCTCGAGCAGCGTCTTCTCGTCGACCACAGTCAGCCGCACTGCCGCTCGAACGTGGTCTACAAGGGTGCGCTGCAGGGCGACACCTCCGGTGATCGGACCCGCGAGGCCCACACCGTGTGGGTGGGCGATGTGCTGATCCGCGCGGAGGCCGAGGGCACCGACACCTTCGAACTCAATCGCAACCTGGTGCTCACCGACAATGCGCGCGCCGACTCGGTGCCCAACCTCGAGATCGAGACCGGCGAGATCGTCGGCGCCGGACACGCCAGTGCCACCGGACGATTCGACGACGAGCAGCTGTTCTACCTGCAGGCGCGCGGCATCCCCGAGGATCAGGCGCGTCGACTGGTGATCCGCGGCTTCTTCGGCGAGGTGATCGCCAAGATCGGCGTGCCGGAGCTCCGCGAACGCCTGTCCGCAGCTGTCGAGCGAGAGCTCGAGCTCGCCGACGCCTGACCGCATTGCGCGCCGGACCACGAACATTCCACAGCCTGAGAAAGAACACACATGACCACACTCGAAATCCGTGACCTGCACGTCGACGTCGTCCAGACCGATACCGACGCCGAGCCCATCCACATCCTCAAGGGTGTCGACCTCACCGTGAAGTCCGGTGAGACGCACGCGATCATGGGCCCGAACGGCTCGGGCAAGTCCACGCTGTCCTATGCCATCGCCGGACACCCCAAGTACCAGGTGACCTCCGGGTCGATCACGCTCGACGGCGAAGACGTCCTCGAGATGAGCGTCGACGAGCGCGCACGCGCCGGCCTGTTCCTCGCCATGCAGTACCCGGTCGAGGTGCCCGGTGTCTCGATGTCGAATTTCCTGCGCACCGCAGCCACTGCCGTCCGCGGCGAGGCGCCCAAGCTCCGTCACTGGGTCAAGGAGACCAAGGAGGCGATGACCGCCCTGGAGATCGATCCGTCGTTCTCCGAGCGCAGCGTCAACGAGGGCTTCTCCGGTGGCGAGAAGAAGCGCCACGAGATCCTGCAGCTGGATCTGCTGAAGCCGAAGATCGCCATCCTCGACGAGACCGACTCGGGCCTGGACGTGGATGCCCTGCGCGTCGTCAGCGAGGGCGTGAACCGCTACAAGGAGCGCGACAACGGCGGCGTGCTGCTGATCACCCACTACACGCGCATCCTGCGATACATCAAGCCGGACTTCGTGCACGTGTTCGTCAACGGGCGCGTCGTCGAGTCGGGTGGGTCCGAGCTCGCCGACGTGCTCGAGGAGAACGGGTACGAGCGGTTCACCTCGGCGGCCAAGGCCGTCTGAGTCACCCGACCGGTCCGAGTCCCTCAGTACAGGAGGTGTACCAGGTGACACTCTCGACAGAGGCAACGACACAGGCTCCCGCGGCACTGGACGTCGACGCGTTGCGGGCTGATTTCCCGATCCTGTCCCGCACGGTGCGCGACGGGAAGCCGTTGGTGTATCTGGATTCCGGCGCGACCTCGCAGCGTCCGGTCCAGGTGCTGGATGCCGAGCGGTTCTTCCTCACGCATCACAACGCCGCGGTGCATCGCGGTGCGCACCAGCTCGCCGAGGAGGCGACCGACGCCTACGAGGACGCCCGCGAGGTCATCGCGGGTTTCGTGGGGGCATCCGCCGACGAACTCGTGTTCACCAAGAACGCGACCGAGGCGCTCAACCTCGTGACCTACACCCTCGGCGACCCGCGGGCCGCCGATGTTCTCGGCGGTTCAGCACTCGGACCCGGCGACACCGTCGTCATCACCGAGCTCGAACACCACGCGAACCTCGTTCCCTGGCAGGAGCTGTGCCGACGCACGGGTGCGACCCTGCGGTGGTTCGGGGTGACCGATGACGGCCGCATCGACCTGGATTCGCTGACCCTCGACGAGTCGGTGAAGGTCGTCGCCTTCACACACCAGTCCAATGTGACCGGCGCGGTCGCCGATGTGGCCGAGCTCGTCTCACGCGCTCGCGCGGTGGGCGCGCTCGTCGTGCTCGACGCGTGCCAGTCGGTGCCGCACATGGCGGTCGACTTCCGCGCCCTCGGCGTCGATTTCGCTGCCTTCTCGGGTCACAAGATGTTCGGTCCCAGTGGCGTCGGCGCGCTGTACGGCAGGTCGGACCTGTTGAACGCGTTGCCGCCGTTCATCACCGGCGGGTCGATGATCGAGACCGTGACGATGGAGGCGTCGACCTACGCTCCGCCGCCCCAGCGGTTCGAGGCCGGCGTGCCGATGACCTCGCAGGTCGTCGGACTCGGTGCTGCGGTGCGGTACCTCACCGATCTCGGCATGGAAACCGTTGCCGCGCACGAGCACGCGCTGACGGCGCGGGCGCTCGAGCAGCTCGCCGGCATCGACGGCGTACGGATCATCGGACCGCAGACCGCGGAGAATCGCGGCGGGGCCGTGGCCTTCCTGGTCGACGGCATCCACGCCCATGACCTCGGTCAGATCCTCGACGACGAGGGCGTGGCCATCCGGGTCGGTCACCACTGCACGTGGCCGCTGCATCGGCGCTTCAGTGTCGCAGCGACCGCACGCGCATCGTTCGCCGCCTACAACACGTTCGACGAGGTCGATGCACTCGCCGCCGCGATCGTGAAGGCGCAGAAGTTCTTCGGGACGGTCTGAGCCATGCGGATGGAACAGATGTACCAGGAAGTGATCCTCGATCACTACAAACATCCGCACGGCCGCGGACTCCGTGAGCCGTTCGGCACCGAGGTCCATCACGTCAACCCGACCTGCGGTGACGAGGTGACCCTACGCGTCGCGGTGTCCGAGGACGGCTCCCGGATCGACGACGTCTCCTATGACGGGCAGGGGTGTTCGATCTCGCAGGCGTCGACGTCGGTGCTGCACGATCTGATCGTCGGCCGCCCGGTCGGGGAAGCCCTGGCCACCGTCGAGTCGTTCAGCTCCATGATGACCTCACGCGGTAAGGACGCCGGGGACGAGGACGTCATCGGCGACGGGATCGCCTTCGCCGGGGTGAGCAAGTACCCGGCGCGCGTCAAGTGCGCACTCCTGGGCTGGATGGCCTTCAAGGACGCACTCGCGCAGACGATGGACAGCCACGAGACACGAGCGGAGACAGCATGACTGACGACACAGTGACCACCGATACGGTCACCACCGAGACAGCGACCACCGAGACAGCGACCACCGACACCGGCGTGACGGGCACACCCCCGGCACCGGCGACCTCGCTGCCGGCCATCGAGGACGTCGAGGAGGCCATGCGCGACGTGGTGGATCCCGAGCTGGGCATCAACGTCGTCGACCTCGGGCTGGTCTACGGAATAGAGGTGACCGACGACGCGGTCGCGAAGATCGACATGACCCTCACCTCGGCGGCCTGCCCGCTGACCGACGTGATCGAGGACCAGTCCCGCGGGGCACTGGTCAGCAGTGGTCTGTGCACCGAGTTGGAGATCAACTGGGTCTGGCTGCCGCCGTGGGGCCCCGACAAGATCACCGACGACGGTCGCGAGCAGTTGCGCGCCCTGGGCTTCACCGTCTAGCCGAC belongs to Gordonia sp. KTR9 and includes:
- a CDS encoding ABC transporter permease, which encodes MTSPVPTDAQRSGTFPDGLFRPAPRPASLPAMIAAQSGLELKLLLRNGEQLLLTMFIPITLLVGLCLLPIDTGFGAGPAERAALFVPAILTVAVMSTAFTGQAIAVGFDRRYGALKRLGATPIPRWGIIVGKSIAVLVVVASQSVILGAIGATFGWRPSPVGLLIGAVVLVIGTACFAALGLLLGGTLKAEVVLALANLLWFALIGLGSLVVVDSNVPDAVYWIARCIPSGALSEALEMASEGSFDAFGVGVLLVWAAVAGTLAVRWFRFR
- the mptB gene encoding polyprenol phosphomannose-dependent alpha 1,6 mannosyltransferase MptB codes for the protein MPDYFGLVWTRLLAVLNYLGLRKQRPADAASADTARGDYGKTVARLHDDEREVGPLNAEETRRLRRIKLFGATGSVLILIGALGTGAVPVLQNPVAGMRVLSLPSRMFGTALALSIGGAITLVVAWLLLGRFAVGRFSVEVRHGRSPERRMSRRQADRTLMLWIAPIIVAPPLLSKDIYSYLAQSAIASRGMDPYSVSPVRGLGVDHILTRSVPNLWRDTPAPYGPFFLWIGEGITKVTGDNITAAIFLHRIVALIGVALIVWALPRLARRCGVSSVAALWLGAMNPLVILHLVGGIHNEALMLGLMLVGLELSFRAIYGAERLRRPGTLVPTRAGWLLIAGGAVLAASAMIKVTSMLALGFVGIALAMRWGATLPALRHAPVREWWGRSRWSVLMLSASAAFYVVVLGVVMMAISLGTGLGFGWTGTLSTGEIVRSWMSMPTLLSVTTGRIGVTLGLGEHTQAILEVARPIAQLVAALFIVRWMLATLGGRLHPLGALGVSMATVVLFFPFVQAWYLLWAVIPLAAWATGAWFRISTIAASAIIAIVVMPTSSNTSGVVLAQGLLAGVIMVAVLTALFFEDRAPRRRRRRTSAPDDDETPAGSASTRR
- the sufC gene encoding Fe-S cluster assembly ATPase SufC, with the protein product MTTLEIRDLHVDVVQTDTDAEPIHILKGVDLTVKSGETHAIMGPNGSGKSTLSYAIAGHPKYQVTSGSITLDGEDVLEMSVDERARAGLFLAMQYPVEVPGVSMSNFLRTAATAVRGEAPKLRHWVKETKEAMTALEIDPSFSERSVNEGFSGGEKKRHEILQLDLLKPKIAILDETDSGLDVDALRVVSEGVNRYKERDNGGVLLITHYTRILRYIKPDFVHVFVNGRVVESGGSELADVLEENGYERFTSAAKAV
- the sufD gene encoding Fe-S cluster assembly protein SufD translates to MADPTLPVSTPGSQAPVVNKGELFTSFDVNAFEVPSPREEAWRFTPFRRLRGLHDGSAVRTAEANVEVTGLADGVTVETVGRDDKRLGDGGVPFDRVAAQAYSSFTQATVVTVGREVELAEPVTVTVTGPGEGETGFGHTQVRLEAFARAVVVLDQRGSGTYAENVEFVVGDSAALTVVNIHDWADDAVHVATHHVRAGRDSVVRHFAISFGGNLVRLSPIVHYDAPGGDVELWGLYFADAGQHLEQRLLVDHSQPHCRSNVVYKGALQGDTSGDRTREAHTVWVGDVLIRAEAEGTDTFELNRNLVLTDNARADSVPNLEIETGEIVGAGHASATGRFDDEQLFYLQARGIPEDQARRLVIRGFFGEVIAKIGVPELRERLSAAVERELELADA
- the sufB gene encoding Fe-S cluster assembly protein SufB translates to MTVTDPAATPTPAAPLTQEETIAALGKYGYGWADSDVAGASAKRGLSPAVVADISAKKSEPEWMLEQRLKALKIFDKKPMPGWGAGLEGIDFDNIKYFVRSSEKQAATWDDLPEDIKNTYDKLGIPEAEKQRLVSGVAAQYESEVVYHSIREDLEKQGVIFLDTDTALKEHPEIFQQYFGTVIPAGDNKFSALNTAVWSGGSFIYVPPGVHVDIPLQAYFRINTENMGQFERTLIIVDEGAYVHYVEGCTAPIYKTDSLHSAVVEIIVKKGGRCRYTTIQNWSNNVYNLVTKRAKAEAGATMEWVDGNIGSKVTMKYPAVWLTGEHAKGEVLSVAFAGPGQHQDTGSKMVHLAPNTSSNIVSKSVARGGGRASYRGLIKINNGAHGSRSTVKCDALLVDTISRSDTYPYVDIREDDVTMGHEATVSKVSDDQLFYLMSRGLTEDEAMAMVVRGFVEPIAKELPMEYALELNRLIELQMEGAVG
- a CDS encoding helix-turn-helix transcriptional regulator, yielding MRNDVVLSSDSSGAVPSAGTGATTTGGADPHHDGQTREAVVTLLVEDGPLTAGEIGERLGISAAGVRRHLDALEGAGDIEVASPGFGQRGRGRPAKYFQLTASGRGKMRHAYDDLAGAAMRKLRDLGGSDAVTEFARERVERIVAGVRPNTDPVTVADTVEEIADALTSAGYSTNTRQVGTGLQICQHHCPVAHVATEFPELCEAETAVFTELLGTHVQRLATIANGDCACTTHVPIHPPPGGTTDERPDRSGAVAVSDTQPVSRRATPIPTPTATTTRKATR
- a CDS encoding COX15/CtaA family protein; protein product: MTSDTSNAPAASRSGERPASTDEPRPLTGPWRFIPGFGRPTARFVHRWAIALLISNVGIVATGGAVRVTGSGLGCPTWPRCTDESFVPHGELGVHGAIEFGNRMLTWVLIVIAIATWVAVLRFAGSARRDKWLVTLIALGIPFQGVIGGITVLTQLNPWVVALHFLLSMALVSAATVLVYRMRPYPTPVAPESSDSDAPPTATRRLGIYLAWLVYLVTWGTIYLGTVVTGSGPHAGDADAPRNGLDPDNATQLHADAVFALVGLAIAALVYARVFARPQQRSAVVFMLLLLLQGLIGFVQFATDLPVALVIAHMFGSALLLIGATWQLVVAKNTDVSNSGTKKADPLRESA
- a CDS encoding ABC transporter ATP-binding protein, producing MNDRRLRDPGFGEVTADRSDSAGPAVEISGLVKRFGDRTAVDRLDLTLRRGEILALLGPNGAGKTTTVEICEGFTEPDAGTVRVLGLDPIADNDALRRRIGVMLQGGGAYPGARAEEMLRLVAAYAADPIDPEFLLDALGLTEVRRTSYRRLSGGQQQRLALACAVVNRPELVFLDEPTAGLDAHARLVVWELIDRLRADGVSVLLTTHLMDEAEELADHVTIIDHGRVVADGTPADLTSTGAENELRFTAPRGLDLSMLVLALPEGYHCTEATPGSYLVIGPMTPQVLATVTAWCAKINVLATDLRVETRSLEDVFLDLTGRALRP